In Pangasianodon hypophthalmus isolate fPanHyp1 chromosome 1, fPanHyp1.pri, whole genome shotgun sequence, the genomic window taacaacacagtattaagaatcaaggggttgtaaacttttgaacggggtcatttttataaattcaactattattttctcttgtggactatatgtaaacatcttttatgtgaaatgtcttattcaggtcagcactaaataaacaataacatgcattttgtatgatccctcttattttggtaaaataataaacattttgcagattctgaaaggggtatgtaaacttttgacctcaactgtacatAGGTCATATGACCCTTGCCTCTGAAGAACCACGTGGTTTATTGCGTGATTGCGTTGTGTGTGTAGACCGTGTTGGAGATACTAAAGGGTCGTTCAATTCCAATCTCTCTGTGGATCCTCATTGGCAGTATCATTGGAGGCCTACTGCTGCTTGCACTTATCATTTTCATCTTGTGGAAGGTATGGACATTATActcagtatttctttttttttaataggataCTGATTTGTGTGTGCTGATTATTGGCTAATATCCATACTGACTACAGACTACAAGGCAACCCTAACACCGATacttatataacattttatttaaagtacagCTTATGTACTGCTCAAACACTGCTgagtcacactcacacataaaaGTAAACTTTATACATGAGGAGCTTCCTAGGTTTACACCAGAACCCAAACAATTAACCAGAGGCATATGTTTCACTGAACTGGCACCATCACAAACTTTACACAATGGGTTTTCTTATTCTGCATCTCTTGGTTTGCCTCTCAATTTACATTTCTGCCTGCCAACTCAAAAGATCTGTTTAACACTCTTAAGTATAGGCTAAATATTGCAAATAAGGCAAACAAATACAGTATTGCAACTTGATCTAGTTTAGTACCATGGAAATGTATTAAATGCAGATTTTCTCTCACTGTGAAATGTGGATGTAGCCACAACAGAGTACTGTGGTACAAAACATCTGAGATTACTCACTTCTTCTCCTATCTTTCTTCCAGCTGGGCTTTTTCacaagaaaacagagaaaagatgACGAGGACCACGAGGACTGAGTTTCACCTCCACTGAAGCACTGAGTTGATATGTCTCACATGGTGATCTAATAGTGCAGTTTAAAAATTGACTCCTTCCCTTCGTCTGGGAGCAGAACACTTACCTATTATACCTGCTCCACGTCTCTGAGAGAAGTGAGTGCTAAAAACAGTATTGGATTATAGAAAGCACAAATGCCTTTTGAGTGTAAGCACTATGTGAATAAAGCAGGCAGTGAGTTGAGGTTTAGTCAGGACAGAATTTCAGCTCAGTTGAGAAGTCAAATGAAAGCTCTCAAGCAGGCTTCCCAGGGCACTGTAATGAATGATCTTAATATAGCTACAGTGAGGCAGTGCTAATGTCAGGCTGTATTTGGATTGCAGAGAAGAGGAGGGTGGGGAAGAGGACAGAGTGCAATGAAATGCACCATTCAGGCATAGGGGCAAGAGTTCAAATCAAATTCACTTTATTTATCTGCATACAAATACCAATTTTATTCAGTAGGTGTTCATTTCTCAGGTTTGCATTTCTCATGTTTTGAGTCAAAAATTGATGTTGAATAAAGTTTTGTAAATCATTCTAAGCTGGCGTTCATCATGAATTGAGATCTCATATTTggcaaacagacacacacaagcattcATGAAATCAAGtacatttattatcattatcattatcattattattattattatgttcataTTCTGTTTGTGTCCatgtctgtaataaaataatcagttctcTAGGTAAAACATGTATATGACAGGTATCACAAACCAGCATGACAGAAGTTACATACTATTCGTCCTTCCTCATAACTTAAATAATCACCTACACAAATTTGAGTAAATGCAGCAAAAATACAAAGCAAAGCCAATTTTACATATTTGTGACTCCCCTCATGCAtacatgcacagacacaaacacaaacccaacTTCAGGAACTAGATCTAATTAACCAAACATCCACTACTGTGTCAGCGTGAGGATGCAGCTGAGTTAACATAAGCCTCTAGAAGGAATATCGTCTCATCCACCTGGTTCTCGCTCGAATCCAACCTGTCagtagaaagagaaaaagacaccgagttttttaatcaaacatgATTATGTAATGCTAATTATGTTTACTGTTCTATATTGTAAATCTATGATTGCTGATGTGGAACCCTTAACTAGACCATACTATATACAAACACACGTTGTAGATACATAGAACATACTGGGCTGATTAGTGTAATTTGTGTGCAGTCATGTAGTAATTGTGCTTAGTCATTTAGGCTGGAAGATGTGGAATAATAAATGCACAGTAATCTAATGAATGATAAATTGTGTAATGGCTGTCCAAGACTAGACGTATTAGAGGCTAGTGGTACAGTACTTGTTGATATGATGGCGGAGAGCCTCTAGCTGCTGTCTCTCGGGTGCAGTGATCATCTCTTCCACCTCAGCCAGCTGAGCTGTCTCAGCCCCGCTGGCCTGCAGGGATGCCAGGATTGCTTCTATACGCTGTGACTTCTCCAAATGCCGTCTGTCAATCAAGCAGACAAGTCAACAAACAATCCAAATAACAGAATAAGACAAATACACATCACCAGTCCTAGAGGGACACAGCACTGCACAGTGGTTTTCTCTTTTCTAAAATACATCAGTAAAGTCCATCACAAGTACAATGAGGTGTAAGAGCAGGGAAAAATCACTAAACCATGCAGTGACTCGAACTTCTAACATATCATCtcaattgtatttattatttagcaaTTAAAAGGCTGAgaggaactcacttgttttcTTTGGTCTCAAACAGTCTCCTCTCTATCAGGTTACCCACTGCCTGTgggtacacacaaacacacacatgaacacacaatcacacatacactatattctGTCCACATCAAAACTCAGATAGTTTGTCTATCCAAGTTTTAATCAGGGATGTGTGTATCTATAAATCTGAAGAGGAATCTAGGGACTAACTGCAATAATACTGTAATTGctgaagcactttgcttgcactTTGGTAAAAACaatctgtttctctggaaactcaGTGTACTACTCTTTTGCTATATCTACATCAAACTTTTGGTCTCACATGCTCACAGAAGGATTTAGCTCATCTATTTTCTGCTCAATTTTCTGCTcatttagaataataatgaagacattaatACTATGAAATAACATGGAATTAATGCCATGATCAAGAAAAGTGTTctacaaataaatccattttcAAGCAGAATCATGAGGACGTTTCACCCAGGAAGTATTTCTTAAACGTCCCACATATGTCAAGCACTCCATGCAAGTCCTATATTAAAACTGTGTGTTTGGGGAGATCATttaattttcttgttttcattaaaaactgATTCAGAAATGAATCTATGCATGGGCACTATTTACATCACAACAAATTGCAGCCATATCTCTTACCAAGTATATCAATCAAACAtaactgagagtgtgtgtgtgtgtgtgtgtgtgtgtgtgtggctggcaCCTTGTAGCAGTTCTGCAGCAGGAGTCTGGCAGTGGGCAACTGATTAACAGTGTAGAGGTAAAAGGTACGGGAAGGGGCATAGTCTGGGGTCTTTGGGATTTCCTAGAGACACCAAACAAGACAAAAGATCAGATGGGACTTTATCTGGTCTCATTTACTTTTCTAAACCCATCAAATTCATTATGCTGCTGAACAGCTAAATTGAGTGTCATGGAAGTGGCGGTTTTTCTAAAGTACCTTTTACAAACTGCAACTTTAACCTCACTGAAAGGTTAGTGTGGGTGTGGGGTGTGGTCAAGCAGCACTTGTGAACAGAGGGCAGAGTTGTGGAGAAGGAATGGGtaatttcatgaatgaatgaatgtacactcactgtccactttattaggaacacttgtacaaattcatgcaattatctaatcagccattcatgtggcagcagcgcaatgcataaaataacgCAGATAcaggttcctaataaagtggacggtaaGTGTACACCTGTTTGTGATCAACAATGCTCTTTTTAtatgctgtctgtctcacagtgACGGACTCTCCAAGCACAGAGAGCCAGTGGCGCAGAATGGAATAatcaataaatgcatttttcattcCCTTACACAATGGTATGTCTCTTTCAGCACTTGTGgctgtgtgttacctgtagCTGAACCAGGTTCTCAGACAGCAAAGTGTACAGCATGTCTTTAGCCTCCTTTGCTGGAATCATGGCAAAATCCTCCACCTGTTTCTGCTCCAAGTGCTTCTTCCGTAACAACAGGCGGAAAATCCGGGCTGACCGTGAACCGAATCTGACTCCAGCATAAAGGGAACAAGATGCAATTACACACCAAAAACAGTTACATGCTAACTTTAACTGAACCAGAAGGTAATCAAGCTCACCGCTCCTGGACTACAGACTCCAGTGTAGCTCTGGCCAGGTTAGCCAACGCTCGGTGCAGATCTGAACACAAGCTCAGGCTCAAAACTCATTTAGTCTCTATACCACTCCAGTGTTTCATCCTTCAAATCAACTAACAGCcattgtaaataaaacaaatgcaacGTGTAGCCATGACAGACTCTTGCAAATTCAGTTTATGCACAGTGCAATTGAGGATACTGACAACGTACATTCCTCCTCCACTGTCACCTGTCTTACCCACAAACTCCATctgaaagaaacagaagaggggcacagaaacagagagtggTATGGTCATGAAAGTTTGCTGAGGTTATGCATCTAAGCATAcatgtaatttcatttcattttttaccgGATCATCCACCAGTAGAGTCAGGTACTGGTCCAGTATGGGTCTGCCGATGTTGTAACTGGGAGGGAGCGCTCGGAAGAtcttacagaaaatatttaacatggtttaacatttaacacagcttaaaaaaagacattataaAAAAGAAGCTATACAATCACAATACACATATTCGCATGGGGTTTACCTCATTAGCTGAAACGGCTTGTGTGTAGGCAGCAGTAGCTGGTGTTGTCACTTCACTCATTCTCAGCATGGTCCTGACAATCTCACTGCTGGTCTATGGTGAAAAAGTGCAAGGGGGTGAGGAACATGGGTAAACGTTACTCGCGGTGAGGTAGGTGTTCAATAAGCTATGAGAGGAAATGCGTTACAGTGATTCTATCATGAGTAAGTACGTTGTTAGGTACGACAAGAAGCAGAGTGCCTAAAACCCCCTCACCCGTGATATAATCACTGTAACACATGGCCATTCATGGCTTTTCTAAAATCAATATGATAATATCCAGTGTTCaatacataatttaatttatttttaataatatttctgtaaaaaaaaaaaaatcttccgcCACACAATGTAGTCATTTAAGTTTTGGTTGCTAAGCCACATAACAGGCTTTAGGTATAAGGAACACATATACAAAGTTGGCTCATTAATCCAGAATTCAATTATTCTGAAGCAGTGTGCATAAATCGAACACTTGAACACGGCTCAGCTACACAGAATTTTATAACAGAAACTACGCTTTGTATAAAATAGTCTTctgacattttattaaatgcaaTAAGACACAATGAAGGACTGCAAGCATTTGATTGGTTGAGCTCTACCTGGTCCAGTTTGGAAGCTACAGCTCCGATGATGGCCTGATGTCGGAAATGCAAGTGAAACCGCTCAAAATTCACCTGCCAATAAATTCCCTCATCGCCACACTGCTGAAGTGAGAGGAGTGACAAAGCAGAGAGTATGTCATTGTGCAGAACTCATGAAACCTGATGCTGTAgcaaatacatttatacacattctGTTTTAATAGCAGCAACATTCACCTCTGTCTTTTCCAATTTGGCTCTCTTTGCTCCGCTATCATTTGTTTCAGCATCTCCACTTGATCGCCTGCGTTTACCCCGACCTGAGAgagcacacagagacaaaacacCATCATACATCATCCTACACTTACATAGCCAGTAGAGGGGCTCAGTGATCTGTACTGGTTACTGTAAAGTTGTGATTTTAAATCCCGGGGGTGCCACTGCAGGGCCTTTCAAACCGCTCAGTTATGTGGATTCTGCCTCACTCATAAAACACTTTAGAATAAATTTCCACACTAATgactaaatataaattaaattgttttactCATTTAATAGTAGTTGGGAAAAAAGCATATAGTTTGGTTTGTAAGGGTGTAGGTCATCTGCAAGAGTGTGGTAAAAGAAAATCTTACATCACTGATCCTGTCACTGGATGCACTCAAATTTGGAAAGATGTTAGGGGCTTATTCAAGGACTCAGCTTGACCCGATGCAGACATTATTTCAATAACGTCAAAACAGCTGTTTGCATTGCTGCTGCAAAGGTTAACACCACACATTAGAAAACTCTTGCTCAATCCAAAATGGCTCCCTAGTCTCTATACAGGGCACCTTTTGTGGCTACGTATGAAGGAGAAAGCTATTTCAGACTGACCGCCTATCTATAATCTACAGGATGTAAGCTTTGGAATTCCGTCCTCTCTTCCGCCCACAAAAAGGCTATTGCAAGATACTTGTGGAAGATAAATTTGTTTTtgattcaattctattttattttttatagtgtTTTCCCACAAGGGACCTAGTCACAAAGCggatttacagaaatccagatttatATTTAGGCAAGGAACAACTCCCTGAGAtcagatgaggaaaaaaaacaatgagaagTACCAGAGTAAATCAAACTCATCCACCAAATAGTGGGATTATAAGCACAGGAGAGTCTTTaggattacagcagcagttcttttAGAAGTCTACAGTGTCCAgttgagattatccactgaagcaaaggTGAGACTttggcataaactgtttttaggaagttcaaatcatttaaattatCCATGTAACATGGGCTGTGCTGTGCTTTGCTCCAACACACAGATTATGTGCTATGGCTGAATCCCAAAACCACATAAAGACATCGATGATGTAGTGATATACTATTAAGTACAATAGTGTGCAGTCTGGGACAAGTATTTGTAACTGCTCAGTAAGTGTTATGAGAATAAAATGACTTTATTGCACACATCAATGTGGCTGTCACAGTTACTGAGTACGACATAAAAGAGCAAAACCTctcactgatttttaaaaaaaaattttttaggtACCGTCTAGCTCTTACTGTGACTTCCTGATCCGGCAGCAGTGCCCATGCATCCCATAACcagatgttagctagctaaactatAAGTACAtaagtatactgtataagtTTCCCAGAGGCTCTGGGACTAACTGAGACTGGTAAACGCAGCTAGCATACTAACTCTAGCTAACTAAAATATTGTGTAGAGAATAAAAACATAACACCTAGttgcttccattttttttaatccaatctgtgcattttattcatcagtctgtttaaaaaaaaaaaaaaaggtttcgaACAACCCAGATAGTAGTAGCACACTAGCTAAAACCCATATCAGAGCTTAAAAAAGACACAGATGAGCAGAGTGCTCAGGTGAGCAGAGTGCTGGATTAGTCAATACCAGCTATTGTGAGTTTTCTAGCTCAACAATTGTTCAGCTAGGTGACAAACTCCACAACCAGGATAAATCAGCTTGTTTACACCTATCATtctatcatctttttttttttttttttttttttaaatggtagcCCACCCACTAACGTCCCACCAAATTAAAGAGTTCAAGAGTtcggcaagaaaaaaaaactaaaacttcATCACTCCTGATCCTTTTTCTCTTGTTATTACATTAAACTGGACCCTTTCCCTACTTTCTGACTTGTTTACTCTCTCATGTGCTCACTCATGCTCCCTGACTGGCTGCAGATCCTGTCTGCCGCTGTGTATTCCAACTTCTTTCGTGATGTCGTAATGATGTATTATGTATGATGTGTGCATACAAATTTCCTGACAATTCCTgacacagctctgacagtaaatTACTATTACTGGATTGTCAGAGCAACTCACATCAGCACAAGAACATCTTATCATAGAGTATTTTCTCCCCTGACTAAATAGTGATagattttcacttttaaaaaaaacactacacactgtagctttaaCTAAACATTGACctgtttttttaacacattcaaaaaaaaaccattgaaatattgttttaacaAAATGACAGATTGTAAAACAACGTTTCCAGACATGCAAGTTGCCTTGAagcaatgtgtgtttgtttaaaactTGTCACAGCATGAATTGTTCATCTATCAATAACACAGAATGGCCTTAAGGATCTACAGAACACCCGTAGTCAACATTTCATTGCAGATTACTGTGTGTTAGTATTTTAAGACAAAATGTGGGAGACACTCACCAGTGAGGTGGATCTGGGGAACTTTATAACAGTCTGGGTTGCTCTCTGGTTGAGCAGGCTGAGGTGTTGCATTAGCAGGAGAGTCAGAAGTTCCTGGGCATGATGTTCTTAAGACTGTTGCTCCCAAACTATCCACTGGAGGGCAGCGCTGAAGGAAATGAGTCTCCACCAAACGGGAGAATGCATTCATCACCTCGCTGTAGTCCATACTCTGGCCATCTGGGTGCAGAAATGCGTCAAAACTACTTGAATATACTTTCAGTATACTATTTCAAATGGTAAAGGCTTGAAACCTGAAACaacacagtacagtaaatactcaCACACATGAAAGATTTTAGGTGATCTATTCTTTTGGTAAAagctacacatacagtatattgctaGGCGAAATTCCAGCAAGCCTGCACTGAAAAAATGCTCACTTTTTGCTTACTTCAAATGCGTACATCGGTTCCATGTGATTGAATTGTGTTACATTAACACAGTTTATTTTCAaacatccaacatgatttgatcatgtattttcaaagccctgaataaaaCTGAACTCTGCACTCTCACCTGAACTGAAGATCAAGGCCAGATCTCTGGCATTCAGCAACATTCACACTGCTATGTTATTTTACCACACATTCTAACCGTGTAAATTTAATACTATAGTCATgagatttcataatgtaattggtTTACGTTAATACCATGTGAATTGATCACGCTCACTCTACTTCTCTACTAATTCAAtctagtaattagaaacttgtttaaattaagtttagtataagcaatgaaatcacattttgataagcaacttaatatttttatgcaaaCTATATACGTAATATATTCTCTTAAATCTTACCTACCAtacattccatttttttcagtgtggctTTGGTATAAGCTACAGAAATCAGATAAAGCCTACAGTGACGAAATCCACAAAATTCTAAATGAAACCTTTAGATGATATAAtggtaaaaaaaatgctaaaatttgCTGCCGTCTGTGTAAAAGATGCAACAATAGAATCTGTATTGTATTTAAGTTAACACATTAATCTTGTCGTACGCTAGACACAAAAGCAAAATGGTCATGTAAATCACTTTCATATTCTATACTTAAGCATTTCACCTACAAAgccatttttccacatttcatcaCTGTAAACGTCTCAGTAACTTTTTTCCATATCATTATTTTGCTACTTCTGTCTCAAGAAAGGTATTACAGACAAGCCCAGGTATGATTTAAGTTAAAGAGTTTTATAGTTTGTTAGCTAGCATCTAACAAGGAGCAGGAACTATGATGGGGAATCACTGAGACACCAGGCCAACTTGCACCAAGAACATTTCTAATGTGTTTTCAGTAGTCTCTATCTATCCAAGTTCATCCCACGGAAATGACACATTTAAATTCACACCAGCTTTTTAAACACCTTCATATTAATCTACAAATTTAATCACTTACATATTTCTTCAAAGAAAGTAAAGAGCAGCAATCCTGCAGGCTGATTAAACTGGCCATTGTAATGACAGCTACAGTCTACAGTATAAAGCCTCACTTTATGTCATATCTGCATATGACACAATAAattacgtaaaaaaaaaaatcatttgataCATGATGTGATTGTATCACCATGTGTGACGCAAGCATCTGGGTTTGCATTGTGCTCGCTTGTGCTGTGTTAATGTATAAACACGTCCAGATGTGAGAGCTTTATTGTAGAGGAGACATTTGATTACAGATGCAACCTGGAGAAAAGAAATACTACCAATACCGGGTTAAGTGATATTTTTTCAGGTCCTGCTGCAAGCCTTTTGGTTACATAATAGATTTTTGATGGACAACACTACACGTTTCCCTCAGTGTCCCCAGCGTAAGTTATGCACAACAGGGTTCTAGGTAAGTCTGCTCTCTCAATTTCCTGCTAGTTGCCTGTCTCTTCTACTACAGTAAAGTTTACATGGTTAACTTCTCTGTGCAACCAAAAACATGCAACACTCCTTATTGCTAGCTGTGTGTAACGTTGAATGTTTGCTataccctgttttttttttttttaatcaggattAATATATTGGCACAAATTACTATATTTTTAAGGTTCTATTAaccacaaatgaataaaataagccCACAAGTTaagtttctatttatttcatGGCAAAAAATTTCTTAAATCATGGAAAGGATTGTATATTAAAATGAGAGAGACACAAAAGAAATCCAGTAAAATTAGACCACTGTGGCTCCAAACCTAAGTATGGAAATGACTGATAATATTACATTACTTCAAGCTCAGAATGATGCGTAATGACATACTGGAGTCACTGATATTGCGAAATGTAAATACCTCAAAGACAACAGACTTTTTTCATCCATTCCTTCCAACTAATTAACAAAAGGTTATGATGTTTCATCACATATAAAGTTGCACAATTCATGGCCATGATTTTTAGTTTGTGGCAGCAAAATAGTAACTTATGGTCTTAATATATTCGTTATTTCACATGATCCACATCAGATGTACAGGCTATTATGTAACAACCTGTATAACATATTACAGTACAGATCACTCACCCTCCATATTCTGTGTCAGTCTGTCTGCTACAGTCCTGACCACACTGCTCATGGTCATCTGACCCCTCTGCAGTACCTCCTCTATAACCAGCTCTCCCGTGTCTCCGTACAGACTCTTAGCCGTGTAGATGTAGCGCGGGTAGCGGAGCATGTACAGAATGCGCTCACAGTTAATCTGGTACTCAACAGGACCAGCAGGACCCCGACGGCCTGGACCAAACTTACACATACCATGCTGCACcagaacacacagacacttctTCACCTAGTAAAGAACGAGTAAggaatacagagagaaagacatggaTTTGTCTCTGATCATCTGTAATTTGATCAGTGAACTGTGCAGGACTACTGTAACGTAATGTAAAAAGAGCATGATTCAGAACAAAATAGAACAAATCTACATTTGTAAACAAACGAAGCATGCAGTGTATGTGTATTCTGAAAAATACTAAGGTTACCAGGTCCAGGGATGTGCTGGTTTCATGAGCCAGAGCCCGCAGACTGAGAGCGCCACTGCGCAGCAGGTGAACTCCAACTCTCTCCACCACTTCACCAAAGTGCTCTCTCAGGAGGAGACCACACAGCCGCACCTCCTGTGCTGTCATCTGCAAGTCACAAAGGGATCTGAATGGAAACA contains:
- the polr3c gene encoding DNA-directed RNA polymerase III subunit RPC3 isoform X2; the encoded protein is MTAQEVRLCGLLLREHFGEVVERVGVHLLRSGALSLRALAHETSTSLDLVKKCLCVLVQHGMCKFGPGRRGPAGPVEYQINCERILYMLRYPRYIYTAKSLYGDTGELVIEEVLQRGQMTMSSVVRTVADRLTQNMEDGQSMDYSEVMNAFSRLVETHFLQRCPPVDSLGATVLRTSCPGTSDSPANATPQPAQPESNPDCYKVPQIHLTGRGKRRRSSGDAETNDSGAKRAKLEKTECGDEGIYWQVNFERFHLHFRHQAIIGAVASKLDQTSSEIVRTMLRMSEVTTPATAAYTQAVSANEIFRALPPSYNIGRPILDQYLTLLVDDPMEFVGKTGDSGGGMYVVNLHRALANLARATLESVVQERFGSRSARIFRLLLRKKHLEQKQVEDFAMIPAKEAKDMLYTLLSENLVQLQEIPKTPDYAPSRTFYLYTVNQLPTARLLLQNCYKAVGNLIERRLFETKENKRHLEKSQRIEAILASLQASGAETAQLAEVEEMITAPERQQLEALRHHINKLDSSENQVDETIFLLEAYVNSAASSR
- the polr3c gene encoding DNA-directed RNA polymerase III subunit RPC3 isoform X1, yielding MTAQEVRLCGLLLREHFGEVVERVGVHLLRSGALSLRALAHETSTSLDLVKKCLCVLVQHGMCKFGPGRRGPAGPVEYQINCERILYMLRYPRYIYTAKSLYGDTGELVIEEVLQRGQMTMSSVVRTVADRLTQNMEDGQSMDYSEVMNAFSRLVETHFLQRCPPVDSLGATVLRTSCPGTSDSPANATPQPAQPESNPDCYKVPQIHLTGRGKRRRSSGDAETNDSGAKRAKLEKTEQCGDEGIYWQVNFERFHLHFRHQAIIGAVASKLDQTSSEIVRTMLRMSEVTTPATAAYTQAVSANEIFRALPPSYNIGRPILDQYLTLLVDDPMEFVGKTGDSGGGMYVVNLHRALANLARATLESVVQERFGSRSARIFRLLLRKKHLEQKQVEDFAMIPAKEAKDMLYTLLSENLVQLQEIPKTPDYAPSRTFYLYTVNQLPTARLLLQNCYKAVGNLIERRLFETKENKRHLEKSQRIEAILASLQASGAETAQLAEVEEMITAPERQQLEALRHHINKLDSSENQVDETIFLLEAYVNSAASSR